DNA sequence from the Sceloporus undulatus isolate JIND9_A2432 ecotype Alabama chromosome 4, SceUnd_v1.1, whole genome shotgun sequence genome:
tgtcctggtttatttatttatttaaaaaattatttaattatttatttttttggcttcggcccccccagttgtctgagggacaacaacccggcccctggctcaaaaaggttgcctacatCTGCTGTAAAGGGATGTAAATCAAGATTGCTTGTACATACAGCTTTCAAGCAGCACTCCCACCCCTCTTACATTCTATGTTAGTAGTCTTAGGAACGTAGCCATTCACAGCCCTCTCTTCTACCTTCTTCACTTCCAAAAGATTTTAGCAAAGCTTATAATTGCATTTACTGATCCATTTCTAAAGACAAGTGCTAATCCAATCAGATTTTAATGAACGGTTAACATTGGTACTGGTGATgatatttatttccatttgtcctGCTTTTCTGCTGCATGTAACTTCCCAATCTGCAATGTACATTGCCATATACTCACAGTTTCATCATAACTGGCATCTCTACACTGGATCAACCCTAGTAACTCTAATGTTTCACAAAGCAGCACAGTAATGATAATACAAGTTAACAATTCCTTTGAAATTGGTCTGCTTGTTCATTCCAGAAAGGCAGAAATATCAAAGTAAAGTATCAGTAAATTTTGTAAGATATAGTCCCTGATTTCTGTCAGTTAGTTCAGTCTAGGATACTTTTGTCCAGTCACTTAGAATGGAGGCAGGTCACAATCAACAGGATAATATTAGTCTGCTGGTCACAACATAAATCTCTGCCCATGTACTTAACTGCTGATAGTCCAGGAAGAGGTGAAGTCTGTTTCTTCCTCCTCAGGAGCTCAAGGGTATCTTGAAAGCTCCCATGCACAGCTTTGCCCTGGACCACTGACTGGCACTATCTGGTTGTCCTTGCCCACACAGGAATGAAGAAGCATCCTGCTCTCTACTCTTGGACAAGGGTAAAAggctgttctttcttttctgggtGCACAAGTACATCAAGGAAGTATCCAAGCACACCCCTACAGCTAGTCAATGGTAGGAGTATGTGGAGTTATGCCTCAGAACCATCCAGCTGCCCTTCATTTCCAGGGCAAAGATATTGCACTAAAAGTGATTTTGTGAAATGTTCAAGAATGTTTTCATGCTGGCATTACCAGGGGCTACAATAGTATAAGTCACCAAACAAAATTTGCTCAGTAAGTATAATGAAATAGGACACAGCCTTATTAAGCTGATTAAATAAATCTGTGCTGAGGAAACGATAGTTAGCTGCAGAAATCCTATTCTTCAAGTGACCGTTGAGAGGCTTTCACTACCAGCTTGCAAAGATACCTGAGTTCCAACTCCAAGGAAAGCAGCTGCATTCTCAGTCCTCGGCCCAATCAGATCCCCAAACATTATATGCAGTACCAAGATTGTCCAGCCCCTAGATTCAATGTGACAATCCAAGCCAAAGGTTCACTGTCATTCCACAATCCTTCACACCAACCATGATGTGGCTGGATGAGCTAATCTTTATCCTGCTGATGGTCCACATTATTCACCCACTAAAAGAAGCTGAAATActtatagtgggtccttggtgagagttgaagtccaaaacacctgaaagaccaaagtttggaaatggcTACTCAAAAGCAATGCTATTCAGAATGATGGGCTGGTGTTTGCCCTTAAATCATTGGCAGCAAGTCTGTAGCATGTTTCCAAGTAGGAAAGAAACTACTGATGCAAATGGATACAAACAAGTTACCATTCCATGGCGCATGTGGAGTGAGGACTGCAGTTCCATCACATCAGATAGCTAGAAAAACATTGCTCCAGAGTCTGGTGGGCCTCATTACTCTATTCCAATGGTCATGCCATAATGCCATGGCAGCTATTTTTATGGATCAGAAGTGATATTTTATCACATATGATCACTTTTGGGCCATTTAGGGGGAACCCTTGCTGTTTCAGGGGGGTGAAAGAGCAATAAAAAAGCATTTGCTGAGTATTTCAAATTAGTTTTGAGTCACTTTTTTTGGTTTGGCTGGGGAAAAAATCCATGTGAAAATTATTTTGAAGGGGCTTGTGGGGTTTTGGCAGGGGTCCAAAGGACCACATTGGAACCCATTCTGTCAAGGGCTACTTGTGGGCTGCACAATCCCCCCTCTACTCTGGAGTAAAAACATTTGAGAATTTTAAGCTGCACAATGTGTTTAAAGTTTCATGCACCAGACTTTAAGGCTCTCTAATACAAATACAGAGGGTCTTTTCTTATTTTCCCTCAGGAAAGGGAGTAGAATGCTGGGTGCTGTTCTGTTTATTCTCACAGCAGGCAGTTTGAGTTGAACATGACTGACAGAAATGAATTCTTTATCATTTCCCTTGAGGAATGGAGGGAACAATCCTGATGACATGATACTCAGCACTTCAGAAATACTGTCATTTCCCCAGTTGAAGTGTCCTAAGACCTATTTGGTTTAAACAACTCTCCTTTCATTTTTAGCCATTTTTCTTTCCGAAGTAGCCAAATCTTTAAtcttccctgttgaaattccctcagTTTGAAATGTGTTCTGATTTAACTGATGTGGTGCAAGGTTCCTCCTTGTGGGGTTTGATGTGGGGTAGATGGCAGGGCACCTGAGAAGTTCATCTTGGCTTGTATACATTTGAGCTTTGCATGGTATTATAGACTGTGCATTGTATATATTTTACGCCCTTTGGCCTTATTGCTTATGCTTTGCTTCAGGGTAGGAATATTTAGAGTATTTTCAGCCTAAGCTATGCTTCAAATGGCTCACTGCTAAAGAAAATTCAGAGCAAATAGCAATATTTATAAATACATGTAAAACAGGAGTGGGTATCATGCAGGTGTTATGGACTGCATACCCCAGCATCCTATACTATTGGCTATGCTTGCTAACTTCTCCTGGAAGCagcagtctaacaacatttgaGGGGCTGCATGTCTCCCACCCCAATATAATACAGAGGGGAAGGTATGCGTGTGCACGCATGTGTGTTTTATAGCCCCTTAGTTACCTGCAAATATTTTCAGTCCCATCATTCCACCCTATTAGATTAtgtctcttctgttgttgttgatgctgtgtgcatcaaatcatttctgatttatggcgactctaaggtgaacctatcacagggttttcttggcaagattagttcagaggaggtttggcaattgttaggaaggatcgaattaggggaaattaattagctcaaatattacgagaggcgtgtcctaacaacgcatgcaGCGGGGTCGGGTCCcaatgtgtataccagaggtcatctagtccaactccaagaaacagagactctaatgccaaaggaggtgcaattaaaatatgaacatttattaaagccacacaacaaaagggatcacacatgcacacacacattcaatgctaaagcaagggaggggtgagttcgggagtaaaggggaaaggatagaggcaccattgggatatttaccttaggagtcttctccaaagcgacaGATGCGAGGGATGGTGGAAGGTGAGACATGGCCGCGGGAACAAAAAGGGAAACGGTGACCGCGGTAGCTAGGAGCAGAGTTCCGatgggcaaagctaactagaagCCCGaatgacagtgagcttggctttgctcaagtgatttcagcagagcacaagGCTCCAGGAACTCAAGCTCGGAGTGAGATGCTCTATAAGCAAGGTTtcaggtttggaactcaaagctcaacaagcccactggagggttggaagtggggtccttttatacccctaaacataacctcGGGATATGGCAACTTGGCAAACAAAGActtgatgactttatctttgtCTACAcaaatggatacacaaagaagaggtctggcacttttcaggaggggacaaatatctcgatGGCCAAGCCATTAAGTcaatcactggctctcaaaaggaggaaACTACTTCTATTGTCTTCCTGCTTTGGGCAGCTTGCGAAACTAGTATGGCAACTCCcaaactgcttgctgaaaggtttagAATCTACCTTTTTTTCTGTGACCAGGCCTAGCAAGgttgctggctacgtggtcagctcactTTTAGGGTAATGGTGGCTAGCGATggagtcagtcaggggtcatagattcagatcgcatggcacccaacatttatataaaaccatacttgataacaCAATGCCTTCTCTTTAGGCTgagtatgtgacctgcccaagtttgtccattgggtttcatgtccaagcaagaatcaaaccctggtctccagagttgtagtccaacactgaaacaactatgccatgctggctcttaagtGTTTCTTCTAGTCCTCTTTAAATGACCACTAATCCCCCccaatactgtacagtggtacctcgggatacgaaatgcgcgggttacgaaatttccgggatacgaaaaagttggattggcaaaaactgtttcgggttacgaaatatttttcgggttacgaaattcatttcggcgcgaaattcaaatgctataggcttccagcgctaacggaaagctatttcgggttacgaaattttcgcgttacgaagggaatggtggaacgaattaatttcgtaacccgaggcaccactgtagttccaAATCTTATTTACATATAATCCTTTGTATATCTACCATATGTTTCCAATGTTTCAcaatcacagatgaaaattgggatacaacatcaacatcagagtgtggtcaagatgacaaaagctgtcttgagtccctgtgttgggagaaaggcaggatacaaataaatggaagaagaagagaaggaggaggaggaagaaactaaCAAGGAAGCGCACACAAGCTCAGAGAGGCTGAAGCTCTTGCTTCAGTTTACTGGCAAGGGCAAGACTTGCCTgcattctctcctctcccctcttccttGGTTAATTGAGTGAAACTCATTTTGCATTTTAAGCAAATGAAATAAGCCAAGCACAAAGGGATAACATGGAAGTAGgaaacaaacaacattttaaaggcagctgaaaaaatgggatgacagaggattgactgagactgtccttgccaaattgggacagttggagtatATAATTTAGTCAGAAGTACAGtacatcccattgatttcaataggacTATTGAAGCAAGTATAGAGTTATAGTCATAGGAATTACTCTAATCAGTTGCATTTCTTAAAGCCAGAAATGCCTTAAAGgctgagctacaactcccatcattcttccGAGTGGGCTGCTGACTTGAACTGATGGGCACTGTTGTCCAACAACACCTAACTAAGTTGAATGACTGTTGCAGCATAGCGGCAGATAATGTCACTCCTTTTGTAACAATAATAACGTTTGTTTACTTTTAGGTGTAGCTTCACTAGTAGGTGGTTTTCTATTACGGTCAGTAGCTAGTAGCCAGAAGTAACTATTTAACTACTTTTGAAAatgagaggttttttaaaaagagaaaattgtAACTATAACAATGGAGGGAGGGGCATTCAGgagctatttattttttattttaaaatttatgtacagtatttatttatttttaaagcatttatttttaaaggtgaTATTTGCAGTGCTGCTTAAATTACTATGCTACACTGGTTCTGAGAATACTTTAttaacaaataagaattctaaGGGTTACCTCTGGTGTTAGAAAACAACCTTGACAATAGCCAAAATGGTAGGTTTGATATGAATACGAGTGGTAAAAATGGTTAATAAATTATGTGACCAATGTGAGCTACTTTTGCCTACTGGAACAATTACTGCAGTTAGTTAGAAACGTGTCTTTTCTGCTAGGTAATTCAGTCTTCAGTCTAATGTGTTGGTCTTTAACATGTACTTTATATTGTTGAAGTGTGCCTGTTAtaacaaaagaggaaaaatgaaGAGGTAAAATATTACTGCCATGTTTTAGCTGTACTAGCACTTTTAGAATTATTAGTAATATTGCAAACAGTGACTTCCTCTTCAAAGCTTCATTTCCTAAATCTAACAATGCTTATCTGTAGGAAAATGTGGTAATTGGTTCTGAAGAAGTTGTGACAATGATAGTGTCATAATGTtctctgttgctgttgctttatCATACCAAATTAGATGGGACACTTATCACAACGTATTTTGCTTTAGGAACAGGCTTCCATTTCAGGTTACTTTCATCATTGGACTCTCCCCACTTGAGGGGGAAAAGCCTTGTTTTCCCAAAATGCCCGATGTTTGGGAAAACATTTATATTGCTTTTGAGTCCATGATTGCAGTGCTTGCGATCCTGGGTAATATCCTGGTCATTTGGGTGCTGAAGTTAAACCGGACATTTCAGAAGAGTATCTTCTACTTCATTATCTCACTGGCAGTAGCTGATATTGCTGTTGGACTTGTCATGCCAGCAGCTATTGTGGTGAGCTTAGGCATCCAGATGCCATACGATGCCTGTCTGTTCATGTGCTGTTTGCTTGTGGCTTTTACTCAAGCCTCCATCATGTCTTTACTTGCCATAGCAATTGACAGATATTTGAGAGTACGGCTGCTCATCAGGTGAGTCTTACTTGCCAACTAATAATTTTTCCAATTTGATTTCGGTACCAGGTTTTAAATTCTTGTATAAGATACAGATGTCTTTGTGGAGAGTGATAATTTTTGGACCTGATCTATCTGGTTTGTACAAGTATTGCCAAATTACATGATTTTGGTTAAATTTTAGAAAATTTCTAAAATTCTTCAGCTGAGGTTGAACTATAAATGCTGTGCCAGGTCTACCAGCCTTGTTCAAAGGGAGAGCAGTTTGCTGTTTCCATACATGTATAAGCCTATGGCATTAGATTTAATTAGGTGTGCAAAGCACAGAACGCCTGTAAATGTTCAACTGCTGTGCAAATGCAACAAAAAGCAAGCGTTCATATTGCACATAAAAGAAAATGGCTATTCATTAAAACAAGCATGCCATTTAAAACACATGTATAGTggtcccttgctatctgctgggatttggttccaggacccaccatgcaTACtgaagtccatggatgctcaagccctattatatacaatggcatggcaACATGgtatcacttatataaaatggcaagatcaaggtttgcttttaaaaaaatattttcaagccatggatggctgaatccatagatacagattCTGCGGATATGGACAGCTGACTGTATATCTTTGAGCAATGAGCAATCCCTAAATTTAGCACCTTAAGGGCTAAGGTTTTAATTTGTtctgggggaaagatgggatataagttaGATAATGATAATGACACAGTTGTGGAAGGTGAAAACATAAAGGATGAAACAGATtactgaaatgaatgaaaaaCTAACAGGTGCATGTAGGGCAAACTTGTTTATATACGTGAATAGTTCTAAGCATTGGGATGATGAACTAAACAATAATAGGAAGGGGATGAAGATTACTTACAAGCAAGGACTGGAGCCTAACTTTCTTGGGCTGACAGTCTCAGCATAATTCTTCAAGTGATAGtcaaagaggaggagcaggaggaggaggaggaggaggaggaggaggaggagagattaaATTTGTAGAACAATAGGTCTGCCTGAGACAACTGATGTTGACCTTGTGTCACATACACAGCTCAGGTATGGTCACCAAGATGGCAAAAAAGCTTCAGCTGTGATTTTCCCAAGGAATGGACTAACGGATTGAAAACATCATAATACTGGCATGTTTGGTAACATATGAAGGAcatagttaaaaaaaatgatagtTAAAGCATGGCTGCTTTGGAATAACCCAATTAAATGGAGACAAATATATACTACTAAAGAAAGTTGTTAGTGGATTTATAGACTGGTCCTATGTTGGTGATTTACACTAATGTGAGGGTTCAAAGGACATAAGCCATGTTTACAAGCAATTTAACAAAGGTGCAGGGAGATCAGCAAAAACATATTCTGTCAGGAGATAAAGCTGACCTGTGGCTCTGAAGCAGCTCAAGTGCCAGAAAGGCACTTTTATTTCCTGATGGAGATGGTCTTCATTGCTGTTCTCTCATCAGTGCAGTGCCTTAGAGCACTTTACTTTGGCTGCTTGGCTGACCCTTACTATGTCACGTAGACTGGACAAGAAGGTCTTGGTCTTTATTTCCAAGGAACTGTATTTAAATGTTCTCCATTGATGGAAGATTCTTTGATCCAATaaagggccagccctaccattaggcaaggTGAGGCAACTACCTTAAGGAACAAAATTTGGGGAGAAAGTGACAGGGATCCTAACTACCCTTCCTGACATCCAGGCCTTTCTTATTTCTTGGAGATGTAGCatgttacttgaaggaacacctctccctacataatccgccccgcactctagAACATCGGGGAAATACTTACTCGAATACCCCAGAGTGAGATCATCAACAACCCACCAGAGAGCCTATACAGCAATAGCTCCAACTCATTGGAATGCACTCCCAGAAGGGATTAGACTCAGCcctacattggaagcctttaaaaaggcactgaaaacccatcttttccagttagcatatccttccaactctatatagaGATATTACACCCCGATAAGACCAATGTGCCTAACCAAAACTGATAGTGTGACTgttgatatattgtttttaaggtttttaatctgtatgaaattttgatatattgtattgtattttattgtaatatgttataatttgatatgtaaaccaccttgatctggaggaaaggcagtatataaataaaagtttttttattattattatttatgtggcCTGGCCTGCCTCCACCCCAGTTTGCCTGCTTGGATGTGGTGAAGTATGTTTATCTTGTGACTAATGACAAATGTAACTGGAATGACTTTTGGCTTTTATAAGTGATACAGGGGTGGGGGACATTGCTTTTAtcattgcctcaggcagcagtaTATCTTGGGCCAGACCCAATCCAGTATTCTGGTGTCATCAGAATGGGTTGGGAAGAAATATGCATTGATTTATCTTACCTACAAGGCTTCCCTCATCATTCCAAGAAAGGAAGGTGATCCCTCAGAACTGTGTTTGTGCAGCAGCAAAGCCTTTGCTCCCCACCCCTTAAAAATGTTTGGTTAAAGGCTGCCTGCAACGTAGCATCCAGACAATTTGGCCCTTTTAAGTGCTTTATTGCAAATAGTAGTGTATCATTCCTGCAACAGTAGGCAGCTGATGATGTGATGCTCTTCAAGCAGAGCTGTTTTAAAGCAGGAATGGGCaattggagtgcagctttcgaCCTTGGGATCCTTCAGGGGCcacatagactgtcaaaaagaaaaacaccTGGAAGCAGTTGGAcactcactctttttttttttaaactgtgttaaaATAGTGGTGGGGAGAGGGCCTtcaacttatttaaaaggtgaattgccactCAGTCTTCAAGGAGGTGCAACATGCCCTTTATTTGTCTAGAAAAACTAGATGATCCAATGAGTTTGAAAGAATCAAGGACCACAAGGCTTGGAAAATGGCACACAGCCTCAGGGCTACATTTTGCTcacctttgttttaaagcatGTCATCTCATTTgatgtcattttatttttctccacttAAATAGGTATAAGCTAATAACCACTGAGAAAAGAATCCGTATGGCTTTGGGAACAGTTTGGCTCTTGTCGCTGCTAGTAGGATTTATTCCCATGTTTGGCTGGGCAGAAGAAAAACCGGGAAACTCAAGCAATGTGGAATGCAAGTTCAGAAACGTTATGAAAATGGACTACATGGTGTACCTGAGCTTCTTCACTGGCACACTTGCCCCGCTGATTCTCATGTGTGTCCTTTACACAAAGATTTTCTGCATCATCCGATCAAAACTGGAACTATGTTCAGGGAGTGGCAAGGGGCAAGGAATAAGTTACAGACATGAATTAAGGATAGCCAAGTCATTGTCCTTGGTCCTCTTTTTATTTGCTGTCTGCTGGCTGCCAATGTGTATTCTGAACTGTCTCATGCATTTCTATTCCATTCTCGACATCCCAGAAAAGATAGTATATTTGGCTATTCTGCTTTCACATTCCAATTCAGTCATGAACCCCATTGTCTATGCTTTCAGGATAAAAAAGTTCCGGAAAACTTGCATCCAGATTTTAAGAACCTATGTTTTGCAGATGGACCCAGAAACTGATGTACCTGATGGACACTCATCATCTGAACCATTGTAGCCCCCTTATACCAAATCACACTCTTTGACTAGGCTCTATAATATTTTCTATGCTGGGCAGAAAATACTCACCAATGGCTCAATCAGAGGTGTCAACCCTGCTACCTGCAAGTCTACATTCAACAGGTGATGGCAGGGATTGAACTTCAGTCCCTCTGCCCTGGGTGAGAGTCTCTCCCTGATACATCACTGCACTAGTGATAAATCAGGACCCAAATGGGCATTGAACTTTTCAACAAAAGTCCAAAATTTTAATTTCAATCTTCCTTATTAACATAACCACTTCCTCACACTTCTTTGTTGGTCCCTCATGGTTGAAAAGTGAGAATGAAAGTTGCTGGAGATTAGAATTTGACATTTTTGTAAAACAACTTCCAATCAGATGGCGGTACAGTAAAAGGGAAAGATGAAGTAATAAGCATGCATCTAGTTGAGGAAAGAAgtggaagtttgcagcatcaaGGCTGAAGTCAGATCATTTCAGTGGTCTTCAAGATTGGAAGCCTGTTGGTGGATTATGTTAGTGGGTGCACTCAAGTAATTCAGTTCTACTGAACCTATTTCTCCAATGCCTTACTTCCTTCATAGTGATTATActattttttctcttctgctttcACTATCACTACAAAGTTATTAaacatattgtataaaattaccttcaggctatgtatacaAGCTATACATGAAAGATAAaaggattttgtgtttagacttgggtcccttctccagaatatctcattatgtatgtacagtggtaccccgggatacgaatgcgccgggttacgaatttttcgggatacgaaaaaatcccatagggatttattgcttcggcttacgaaggtttcttcgggttacgaaaaaaccgcggcgctattttccgccactggagggcagcagagagctatttttccattagcgcctatgggaattcggcttacgaaggtatttcgggttacgaaattaaccgcggaacgaattaatttcgtaacccggggtaccactgtatatgcaaagacaggtattccaaaattcaaaataataataataaattgaaatacaaaacatttctggtcccaagcatttagcATAAGGAAGACTCAGCATGTACCACTGTAAGTGTATCTGCAAACAAATATAACCACCTACCTGCTGCTTATTTATCAAACATTCCAGTgtattttcagacacatcataaAGCACTTAACCACATGCATGTATAAAATACATCTATTATAGGTAATGCAGGTGCTTTGAATTTGCTTGCCTCACTTGCAACAAGACGCAAGAATAGCAGCGTTCCAGTCTGATAACAATTTCTAATCATCACCCCACAAACGCATTACCTTCTCATTAAACTTAAGAATAGCACCATGTTTCTCAATGGCCAAACCAGTTACTAGTATTTGCATAGTAAATCACTTTTCTGCTTGTTGCGACTACCGTTCTAGAGTGTACTATCACAGGTGTCCTAACACTCAACGCTTGGTGACTCTTTGCAGATTATATGAACATACCCAGTTCAAAAGAATCAAAGAAGCTCTCCTTTAAATCTCTGGCTTCCAATGACTTAATTGGAGTGCCAGCTTAGCGTAAAAGACAGGTTATATATAAAAACGAGTGATATGGAATTGTAAATTCAAGTCACATCATCATGCTTTGTCCACCACAGAATGAACATTCATTTCTAAACTTCTCCTTCTGGGACACTTTTTGTTGAAGTTTGCAATATATGAGTCAAGAGCATCTCATGTCTGTAAGGTACAGATGTCATTGTAGTCGGTGTGTATATGAAAATCCCACCACCCAGGAAGTGGACCTTAATATgagaatattttattatttatcaaaCTTTAACACATCAGAATATTGGGTAtatttcaagaacaaaattattttcaaagaaaaaaaatactgtatttattttaatgatttataTGCTGCATTTCAACATTAAAAAGTAGGCATTATCTATAAGATGCTGCATGTTATTGTGTAAAATACATTTCAAGTCCCTTTAGTAGGGTCACACGTTTGGTTTACTTAATCACATACCTTACTTTTTCAGTATAAATGTGCCTAGAAGAATGTTCTATTCAATTACAAAACCTTTCAAATTCACATATTTTAGGTTCCTGTCCCAATTATGCTCTTGTCCCAATTACACTCTAAGTAGAACTTGTGGGTTCAAACAGGGAACTGGGATTATGTCTTTGATAGAAAGAATTTAGAAGTGCTTCTTAAGATACAACCAAAATGTTATCCTGGATTTATCAAGTGTTCCTTCTGCAAAATATGGGAGTGCTATGTCCCGCATTTGTCAGTTAATAGATTTGGTATGTTAAATGCTACTAGAAATGTATATTGTAAATTGTAATGTTatgtttcaaaaataattattatgTGAAAATAGTTTGCTAAAAGATATATTCAAATCTTTCTAACAAGTAAGATTGAGTGCTATGGAGTTGCTCCAAATACAGTCAAATCTGGATCCCACCTGAAATCTTCTATGCTTCCATGTCCCCTTCTTGTAACCTTGTTCTAAAACTGCATGTAAGACAAAGCTGATTAAGAAAGGGTaacaaagatacacacacacacacatattgtcaaagggttaaagtcagcacactgggaaatgcttagatgtgtgtgtgtctgaccatgagcatctagcACTGGGAAGGATAAGGCTGATCATACACAGCTGATGATCATAcgctcaaggacactctggtgcctgcgtGCACTAAACTTGGATGATGaaatatgtgtctggattgcacagaggacactttagagtgtgggacaggaagtgattgagtttgggagaccacatggtctgaaggctatataaactcaagggcttccagtaattgcttgtgggttgtagtaggagttggtattcgtgtgatctgtattatagcactgtaaataaagcactttgggagactcggcttgtctggtcgttaatcagctgaagccaggcatcggttgctgagagtctccggagattcctgcattccttcagttcctggaagacattcagttgctgttatctctactgagggctgtgaaccagtttctgaatttgccagttatactctgctatatACCAGCACtggctatatggctcagatgagttgctgacatatatatattccacccccccccccccccccccaaaccaaggCTGGGCAGCCTGAGCAGCACAAGCTGTTCACAATATTTCTTGTGAAGCCAGACTTCCTCTTTTTACAAGCTTACAAAAAGCATGGAGTTACCAACTGAATAACAACATATTAGGAAACTGTATTCACAAGAAGTTTtataaacatttagaaaacattgAGAAAACAAGCAAGGGAAAGAAGTACAACTTTGTTTTTTGtcagatgtttgtgtgtgtgtttttgttcacTGTTCGTATTGTCTTGGTGCAGTGGTATGTTTtaaagtgataataataataataaaaaagaaaacattaatgaGTTAAATTCAATTTTAACGTTGAATAGACCTCATTAATATAAATTCACCTGTTAGCCATCATTTACTAAATCTCATTTTATTGGGTCCACTTTAGTTGGGAGTACGTATAATTGGATCTAGCCCAT
Encoded proteins:
- the LOC121929200 gene encoding adenosine receptor A3-like — its product is MPDVWENIYIAFESMIAVLAILGNILVIWVLKLNRTFQKSIFYFIISLAVADIAVGLVMPAAIVVSLGIQMPYDACLFMCCLLVAFTQASIMSLLAIAIDRYLRVRLLIRYKLITTEKRIRMALGTVWLLSLLVGFIPMFGWAEEKPGNSSNVECKFRNVMKMDYMVYLSFFTGTLAPLILMCVLYTKIFCIIRSKLELCSGSGKGQGISYRHELRIAKSLSLVLFLFAVCWLPMCILNCLMHFYSILDIPEKIVYLAILLSHSNSVMNPIVYAFRIKKFRKTCIQILRTYVLQMDPETDVPDGHSSSEPL